The Ignicoccus hospitalis KIN4/I genome includes the window GCCTTGGACGAGGTAATGGTTTACGACAGGGCCTTGAGCGAGGGCGAGGTCGAAGCACTCTACCGGGCGCTCCTCTTCGGCGGAGCCCCTCAAGCGCCCCCGCGCCCCTCCCCGGTGGTCGCCCTCATAACCGGGACCGTGACCATAATCCCGTGGAAACCGGTCACGGTGACGGTCGTAAGTAGGTAAAAAAGATTTTAGAGGTACAACACGCCGGCCAGCAACAACACGTCGCTTATTATCCTCAGCACGTACCACGTGTTCAGCATCGGGGTCCCCTTCCAAGCCGCGTACAAGGGCAGTATCGCCGCGTACACCAAGAAGCTCAGGCCGAGCAGCAGCCCGCCGAGCACCTTGAGTTTGTAGTATATCTGAAAGCCCGCGGCGGCGGCAACCAAGCTCCCGGGGATCAAGAAGACCCACTGGGCCAGCGCGAAGAAGGGGTGCTTCACGTCCTCCGCGACCCAGACGCAGTAAAGCCTCAGCGCCAAGAACGCCAAGGCTCCTACCGCAGCGTAAACCTTAACGTATTCCGCTACCTTGCTCTTCAACAAGTCTTTTACGAGCTGTGATATTACCATCAAGGACAAGGCCATGAAAGACGCCACCAACACGTTCCTCAAGCTCTCGAACACCTTGTAATTGACGTCCTTCACGAACTTAGCCATCTCGTAGTTGTACTCTTGCCTTATCCAGCTCAAGACGGTGCCGCCCAGCGTGTGGGCCAAGGCGTAGGTGAGCACCCCGAGCCCGAAGTACAAGGCGGCCTTGTCCTTGGACTTCGCGTAAAAGTAGAGGAGCGCCGCCGCTATGGCGTACTCTATCAAAGAGCTGACCTCGGCCGCGATCATGGTCCTTTCAAGAACGTTCTCTTTATGCCTACTAATTTGGGTATGGTTCCCTTTGCGAAACAGAACGGTACCGGACGGTCAAGGTTGCCGATATATAGACGCGCGCGAAGGCGTAGCTTGAGGACTGGCGCCCTTGAGCGAGTTCAAGCTCCTCCGCGTGAACTTGAGCTCCCAAAAGGTTAGGGAGGAGAGAGTAGACGAGAAGACCTTGAGGAGGTTCTTGGGCGGAAGGGGGCTGGGCGCCTACTTGGCCTTGAAGGAGATACCCAAGGGCGCCGACCCCCTGGGCCCGGAGAACAAGCTCTTCATCATGTCCGGCCCCGTAACTGGCACTGCAGAGGGCTTCGAGGCCGGGAGGACCCACTTCGTGGGCAAGAGCCCCCTGACGGGCCTCTTGGGAGAGAGCAACATGGGCGGGCGCTTCGCCCCTTGGATGAGGTACTCCGGCTACGACGGGATAGTGCTGGAGGGCAAGTCCGACGAGCCCGTCTGGATAAGCGTAATTGATGGGGAGGTGAAGTTCCACAGCGCCAAGGAGGTTTGGGGGAGGGGCACCCACTACACGGAGTACTACGTGAAGAAGCAGCTAAACGCCAAGCCCAACGAAGGGGCCGTGTTGGCCATAGGGCCCGCCGGGGAGAACGGGGTCCGCTTCGCCAGCTTGATCCACGCCGGCGGGAGGGCCGGCGGGAGGACGGGCCTGGGCGCAGTGATGGGCTCTAAAAAGGTCAAGGCGATTTACGTGTACGGCACTAGGAAGCCCGAGGTGGTCGACGAGGAGAGGTTCAAGAAGGGGGTGGAACACCTCAAAGAGAAGATAGGCAACCACCCGGTCAAGAAGGCCTTGAACAGCTACGGCACGGCCGTCTTGGTGAACATCATCAACAAGATAGGCGCCCTCCCCACCAAGAACTGGAGGAAGGGGACCTTCGAGAAGGCCGAAGAGATAAGCGGGGAGAGGATGGCGGAGAAGTACTTGGTCAAGACCAGGGGGTGCTGGGGCTGTCAGATAGAGTGCGGGAGGCTGGTCAAGACCTACTCCCCGGAGTGGGGAGTGCCGGAGGGCTCCAAGGGGCCGGAGTACGAGACCATATTCGCTATAGGCTCCAACTTGGAGCTCTCCAACTTGGAGGCCATAATTAGGATAAACCACGTTCTGAACGACCTGGGAATGGATACTATAGAGTTCGGGAACACGGTTGCTGTACTCATGGAGTTGTACGAGAGGGCCGAAGAGCTCGGCGAGAAGTCCGAGGAACTGAAGAAGCTCTTGGACGGCCTCAGGCCGGTTTGGGGGGTGCCCAACCCGGTGTTGGAGCTCGCCTACAAGGTCGCCAACAGGGACGGCATAGGCAACGTCATGGCTAACGGCGCGAAGGCCTTGGCGGAGGCCTTCGGCTGCGACTGCGTGGCCGAGGCGAGGGGCATGAGCTTGCCGGCCTACGACCCCAGGGCTATAAAGGCTATGGCATTGGCCTACGCCACCTCCAACAGGGGAGGGTGCCACTTGAGGGCCTACGCGGTGAGCTTCGAGGTGTTAGGCATACCAGTCAAGACCGACCCGCTTGAGGTAAACAAGGAGAAGGCTAAGATGGTGAAGGAGCAGCAAGACTTCTTCGCCTCCATAGACAGCATGATAGTGTGTAAGTTCAACACCTTCATGACCCCCTCGCCGGAGGACTACGTGGACTTGTTGGCCGGAGTTACGGGCTGGGACGTAACTGCGGACGAGATAATGGAGATAGGCGAGAGGATATACAACGTGGAGAGGCTGTTCAACGTCCGCGAGGGCGACCCCGGAGACTACTTGAGCAAGAGGCTGTTGGAAGAGGCCCTCCCCGACGGCCCAGCGAAGGGGGAGACCGCGAAGGAGGCCTTGGAGGTCATGCTCCCGGCCTACTACGAGTACAGAGGGTGGGAGGACGGCAAGCCCACAGAGGAGACCTTGAAGAGGTTAGGCCTCCAAGAGTTCCTCTACATAATATAAAATTTTATTTACTTGTTGAAGTATAAGGTCGCCAACACCGCGTATATCGCAGAGGTCGCGGCCGAGGTGGCGCAGGCCCCCGCGCAAGCGGGGCAGCAGAAGAGGCAAGCTAGGTAGCCCCCAAGCCCGCCGAAGAGCGCGGCGACCGGGGCCCCCTTCGAGAAGGGCCCGGCGAGGCCTAGGGCTTGGGCGAGGAGGAGGGCGGTTAGGAAGCTTAAGGCTAGGGGGAGCAAGTAGCTCAAGCCCCTCCCTCGCTCCAAACTTTTCTAAGCTTTCGATAATTAGTTAACGTCCCGGAGCTGGGCGCTTGGAGGGAAGGAGCTCAGTGCGGGCCAAGCTTCGCTGCGTCCGGTGCGGGGCCGAGTACGACGTACAGCCCAAGATGTTCTCGTGCCCCAAGTGCGGGGGCTTGCTGGAGGTGGTAATAGAGCCGGAGGAGCTGCCCCCCTTCTCTGAGTTCACCAAGAGGAGCAGGATGAAGGGGATATGGCGGTTCGCGGAGCTCCTCCCGGTCAAGAGCGGTTCCCCAGTAACGATGGGCGAGGGCAATACCCCCCTCATAAGGTTGGAGAAGCTGGAGAAGGTGATAGGCGTAAGGAGGCTGTACGCGAAGTTCGAAGGGGCCAACCCTACGGGCTCCTTTAAGGACAGGGGCATGAGCCTGGCGGTGACCGTAGCCAAGGAGGTTAAGGCCAGAGCGGTTGTGGCAGCCTCCACTGGCAACACGGCTGCTTCCGCTGCCGCCTACTCGGCCAGGGCGGGGCTCAAGACGTTCTTGATACTCCCGAGCGGCAAGGTGGCCTTGGGCAAGCTGGCCCAGAGCTTGTTGCACGGGGCGGTGGTGGTCGAGCTGGAGGGGAACTTCGACGCGGCCTTGGAGGCGGTCAAGGAGCTGGCCAAGATGCCGGAGTTTTACCCGTTGAACTCCTTCAACCCTTGGAGGCTCGAGGGTCAGAAGACCTTGGCCTTCGAGCTGTTCGAAGAAATAGGGGTCCCGGACGTGGTCGTGGTGCCCGTGGGCAACGCGGGCAACATATCCGCCATATGGAAGGGATTCAAGGAGTTGAAGGAGTTCGGCTACTCCGAGGCCTTGCCCAAGATGGTCGGGGTCCAAGCGGAGGGGGCCTCGCCCATAGCCTCCGCCTTCAAGGCCGGGCTGAACGCCCCGCTCTTCACCGACTCGCCCGAGACCGTGGCCACTGCAATAAGGATAGGGAAGCCCGTGAACTGGATGAAGGCTTGGAAGGCCGTGACGGAGTCCGGGGGAACCTTCGAGGTAGTTTCGGACTCTGAAATCATAAGGGCCCAAAGGCTCCTCGCGAGGGAGGAGGGCGTGGCGGCCGAGCCGGCGGGCGCGGCGAGCTTGGCCGGGGTGGTGAGGCTGGCCTCTGAGGGCTACTTCAACGGGGACGAAGTGGTAACCGTGGTGGTCACGGGCCACGGGCTGAAGGACCCGGACAGCGTGAAGTTCCACCCCGCGAACAAGCTGACGGCCTTGAACGTAGAGGACGCGGTGGAGAAGGTCGTAAGCGCGTTGAAGGTGGTCGCTTGAGGCCTCCCAAGCTCTTCCTCCTCCTCTCCTACGCGCTGATCTTCGCTTCCCTCCTCTCCGGCCCCCTCTTCTGGGCCCTCTTCGCCTCCGGCGCGCTCCTCGCAGTCCTCTCCTACGCGGCCTTGGTCCTAGAGCTTAAAGCGGAGGTCAAGTGGAGGGAGCTGGAGCTGGCCTCCCGAAGGGTGGAGTCCCTTGCTGGTGGGCCTTCCCGAGGGCTTGGAGGGCTATCGGGTCCTAGAGAGGGTGGACGTGATAGTCCTCGGGGAATTCGAGGGGGAGAGAGAGCTGGAGCTGAGGGCGCTCTTGGAGGTGTTAGAAGGGGTGGGGACGAGGAGGGTTAGGACCCCGTGGGCGGGCGAGGGCTTGGTGATACCGCCGTGGAGGAAGAGGAGGGACTGGAGGACCAAGCTTTTGCCCTACGAGGTCGAGGGGGACTTCGAGCTGTTGCTCTGGTTTCAAAGCCCCCACCCGTGCGGAGGGGTGCCGGACATCATGATATCCCCTCCCCCCTGGGAGCTCAAGGGAGGGGTGCTCAAGTTCTCCGGCTCCCCCGCTTGGAGGCTCCCCCAAGAGCCCTTGGGGTGGAGGCCGGAGGTCGTGGTGGAGGTGAAGAGGAGGCCTAAGAGCTGCAAGAAGTACCTTGCCCCGGTGAGGATAATGGCGGTGCAAGAGCCGGGGGAAGCGGAGGGCTGGGAGGTGGTTAGGTTAGGGGAGCTGGGGAGGAGGGTGAGGGAAGTGTTAGAAGAGCGTTGGCACTAGCCCCCCGTCCACTTGCAAGGAGACCCCGTTCACGTAAGAGGCGGCCTCGGAGGCTAGGAACACCACAGCCCTAGCCACCTCCTCCGGCTCCGCCAGCCTCTTGAGGGGTATAGCGTCGCTCAGCTCCCTGAGGGCTTCCTCGTAGCTCTTCCCCTCCATTTCCGCCTTCTTCTTGATGACCTCCTTA containing:
- the thrC gene encoding threonine synthase; protein product: MRAKLRCVRCGAEYDVQPKMFSCPKCGGLLEVVIEPEELPPFSEFTKRSRMKGIWRFAELLPVKSGSPVTMGEGNTPLIRLEKLEKVIGVRRLYAKFEGANPTGSFKDRGMSLAVTVAKEVKARAVVAASTGNTAASAAAYSARAGLKTFLILPSGKVALGKLAQSLLHGAVVVELEGNFDAALEAVKELAKMPEFYPLNSFNPWRLEGQKTLAFELFEEIGVPDVVVVPVGNAGNISAIWKGFKELKEFGYSEALPKMVGVQAEGASPIASAFKAGLNAPLFTDSPETVATAIRIGKPVNWMKAWKAVTESGGTFEVVSDSEIIRAQRLLAREEGVAAEPAGAASLAGVVRLASEGYFNGDEVVTVVVTGHGLKDPDSVKFHPANKLTALNVEDAVEKVVSALKVVA
- a CDS encoding aldehyde ferredoxin oxidoreductase family protein codes for the protein MSEFKLLRVNLSSQKVREERVDEKTLRRFLGGRGLGAYLALKEIPKGADPLGPENKLFIMSGPVTGTAEGFEAGRTHFVGKSPLTGLLGESNMGGRFAPWMRYSGYDGIVLEGKSDEPVWISVIDGEVKFHSAKEVWGRGTHYTEYYVKKQLNAKPNEGAVLAIGPAGENGVRFASLIHAGGRAGGRTGLGAVMGSKKVKAIYVYGTRKPEVVDEERFKKGVEHLKEKIGNHPVKKALNSYGTAVLVNIINKIGALPTKNWRKGTFEKAEEISGERMAEKYLVKTRGCWGCQIECGRLVKTYSPEWGVPEGSKGPEYETIFAIGSNLELSNLEAIIRINHVLNDLGMDTIEFGNTVAVLMELYERAEELGEKSEELKKLLDGLRPVWGVPNPVLELAYKVANRDGIGNVMANGAKALAEAFGCDCVAEARGMSLPAYDPRAIKAMALAYATSNRGGCHLRAYAVSFEVLGIPVKTDPLEVNKEKAKMVKEQQDFFASIDSMIVCKFNTFMTPSPEDYVDLLAGVTGWDVTADEIMEIGERIYNVERLFNVREGDPGDYLSKRLLEEALPDGPAKGETAKEALEVMLPAYYEYRGWEDGKPTEETLKRLGLQEFLYII